From one Paracoccus alcaliphilus genomic stretch:
- a CDS encoding LacI family DNA-binding transcriptional regulator, translated as MIVEKVTSIQVAERAGVSQSAVSRVFTPGASVSKKTAEKVRKAAKELGYRPNILARAMVSGRSRIIGLVVAYLENYFYPEVVEKLSNSLQERGYHVLIFMASQTTGNIDDVMEEILDYQVDGIILASVALSSDIATRCQQAGVPAVLFNRSQSGEGVTSVTSDNHAGGRKAARLLVAGGHHRLGYIAGWEGASTQRDREAGFRAGLAEAGQSLFAREVGDFNADRARDAARRMFEHAPAQRPDAVFVANDHMAFAVMDVLRFELGLSVPHDVSVIGYDDVPPAAWLAYGLTTIRQRANLMVAETVAALIEMIESQDPPMPRNIQIDGPLILRKSTRIPEGWTPERIGHEGL; from the coding sequence CTGATTGTGGAAAAGGTCACATCCATACAGGTTGCGGAACGGGCGGGCGTCAGCCAGTCGGCCGTCAGCCGTGTCTTCACGCCCGGTGCATCGGTCAGCAAGAAGACTGCCGAGAAGGTACGCAAGGCCGCCAAGGAACTGGGCTATCGGCCGAATATTCTTGCGCGCGCGATGGTATCGGGCCGCTCGCGGATCATCGGACTGGTCGTCGCCTACCTGGAGAACTACTTCTACCCCGAGGTGGTCGAGAAGCTGTCGAACAGCCTGCAGGAACGCGGCTATCACGTGCTGATCTTCATGGCCTCGCAGACCACTGGGAATATCGACGACGTGATGGAGGAAATCCTCGACTACCAAGTCGATGGCATCATCCTGGCCTCGGTCGCGCTGTCATCCGATATCGCCACGCGCTGTCAGCAGGCCGGCGTTCCGGCGGTGCTGTTCAACCGTTCGCAATCGGGGGAGGGTGTGACCTCGGTCACCTCGGACAACCATGCAGGGGGGCGCAAGGCGGCCCGTCTGTTGGTCGCAGGCGGCCATCACCGCTTGGGTTATATCGCGGGCTGGGAAGGCGCCTCGACCCAGCGTGACCGGGAGGCCGGGTTCCGCGCCGGACTGGCTGAGGCGGGGCAAAGCCTGTTTGCCCGCGAGGTTGGTGATTTCAATGCCGACCGCGCTCGCGACGCCGCCCGTCGCATGTTCGAGCATGCCCCGGCGCAGCGCCCCGATGCCGTCTTCGTGGCCAATGATCACATGGCCTTCGCGGTGATGGATGTGCTGCGTTTCGAACTGGGGCTGTCGGTCCCGCATGACGTGTCGGTCATAGGCTATGACGATGTGCCCCCCGCCGCGTGGCTGGCCTATGGCCTGACTACGATCCGCCAGCGCGCCAACCTGATGGTGGCCGAGACCGTCGCCGCGCTGATCGAGATGATTGAATCACAAGATCCCCCCATGCCCCGGAATATTCAGATCGATGGCCCGCTGATCCTGCGCAAATCGACCCGCATTCCCGAAGGCTGGACCCCTGAAAGGATAGGACATGAAGGGCTTTGA
- a CDS encoding ester cyclase, whose translation MDKHSQNKALIGTLRAAMYDFDEAVVRKALADVSAPDALFRLCHPFGDSAGSEAFYDTAYRDLLDAWPDLERRDYIVMAGTDEFGADWVGCGGYYTGVFTGPWLDIPPTGHQAVMRFHEFFRIENSKIVEFQALWDIPEVMVQASAWPMAPSLGLEFHVPGPATQDGFVPGPHDEARSLATRQHIVDMLEHLKKHPKEGGPEVMEMDRFWHPRMNWYGPSGIGTGRGIAGFRNWHQIPFLSGMPDRGQYLDEITYHFFGDGDYAAVTGWPNMIQTVTHDGWLGIAPTGKRITMRSLDFWRLENGKIRENWVLVDLLDAYRQLGVDVFARLREFNKARNIGRISIPDGMN comes from the coding sequence ATGGACAAGCATAGCCAGAATAAGGCGCTGATCGGGACCCTGCGCGCGGCCATGTATGATTTCGACGAGGCTGTCGTCCGCAAGGCGCTGGCCGATGTGTCGGCCCCCGATGCGCTGTTCCGCCTGTGCCATCCGTTCGGGGACAGCGCCGGTTCGGAAGCTTTCTACGACACCGCCTATCGCGATCTTCTGGACGCATGGCCGGATTTGGAACGTCGAGACTATATCGTCATGGCGGGCACCGACGAATTCGGTGCCGACTGGGTCGGCTGCGGCGGTTACTACACCGGCGTCTTCACCGGCCCCTGGCTGGACATCCCACCGACCGGCCATCAGGCGGTGATGCGGTTCCACGAATTTTTCCGCATCGAGAACAGCAAGATTGTCGAATTCCAGGCCCTTTGGGACATCCCCGAGGTGATGGTCCAGGCCAGCGCCTGGCCGATGGCCCCGAGCCTTGGACTGGAATTCCATGTCCCCGGTCCGGCCACGCAGGACGGTTTCGTGCCCGGCCCGCATGACGAAGCACGCTCGCTGGCGACGCGCCAGCATATCGTGGACATGCTAGAGCATCTGAAGAAGCACCCCAAAGAGGGCGGCCCCGAAGTGATGGAGATGGATCGTTTCTGGCATCCGCGAATGAACTGGTACGGTCCCAGTGGCATCGGCACCGGGCGCGGCATCGCCGGGTTCCGCAACTGGCACCAGATCCCCTTCCTAAGCGGGATGCCCGATCGCGGGCAGTATCTGGACGAGATCACTTACCATTTCTTTGGCGATGGCGATTACGCCGCCGTCACCGGCTGGCCAAACATGATCCAAACCGTCACCCATGACGGCTGGCTGGGCATCGCCCCGACGGGCAAGCGCATCACCATGCGCAGTCTTGACTTCTGGCGGTTGGAAAACGGCAAGATCCGGGAGAACTGGGTTCTGGTCGATCTTCTGGATGCTTATCGGCAGTTGGGGGTGGATGTCTTCGCGCGGCTACGCGAATTCAACAAGGCCCGCAATATCGGACGTATCTCGATCCCGGATGGTATGAACTGA
- a CDS encoding SDR family NAD(P)-dependent oxidoreductase, translating to MSELPRPPSFDLTGRRALVTGASSGIGQGCAVALASAGAHVVCAARGAGRLDETVAGLIERGWSAQAQVLDQNDLTALDALLSGEPFDIVVNSAGLARHGPALDTTPEDFDTVIGVNLRSAYFLSAGAARAMKAAGRKGSIMHISSQMGHVGGIDRALYCASKHGLEGMVKAMALEWGKADIRINTICPTFIRTPLTQSTFDNPERAVWIMEKIKLPRVGEVEDIMGAVLYLASDASAMVTGSSMLIDGGWTAD from the coding sequence ATGAGCGAACTTCCCCGTCCCCCGTCCTTCGATCTGACCGGCCGGCGCGCGCTGGTGACCGGCGCTTCGTCCGGCATCGGTCAGGGCTGCGCGGTGGCCTTGGCCAGCGCGGGCGCGCATGTCGTATGCGCGGCACGGGGGGCAGGGCGCTTGGATGAGACGGTCGCCGGGTTGATCGAACGCGGCTGGTCGGCACAGGCGCAGGTTCTGGACCAGAACGACCTGACTGCGCTGGACGCGTTGCTGTCCGGCGAGCCGTTCGACATCGTCGTAAACTCAGCCGGGCTGGCGCGGCACGGCCCTGCGCTGGACACCACCCCCGAGGATTTCGACACGGTGATCGGCGTCAATCTGCGCTCGGCCTACTTCCTGTCGGCGGGCGCGGCCCGTGCGATGAAGGCGGCGGGGCGCAAAGGCTCAATCATGCATATCTCCAGCCAGATGGGGCACGTGGGCGGGATCGACCGGGCGCTCTATTGCGCCAGCAAGCACGGACTTGAAGGCATGGTCAAGGCGATGGCGCTGGAATGGGGCAAGGCCGATATCCGGATCAACACGATCTGCCCGACCTTCATTCGCACGCCGCTGACCCAATCGACCTTCGATAATCCCGAACGCGCCGTGTGGATCATGGAAAAGATCAAGCTGCCGCGCGTCGGCGAGGTCGAGGACATCATGGGCGCGGTTCTGTACTTGGCCTCGGATGCATCGGCCATGGTCACTGGGTCGTCGATGCTGATCGATGGTGGCTGGACGGCGGACTGA
- a CDS encoding ester cyclase — MKGFDTKFRDFPDYIIGITKEIWEDRGIDTLHRYYSNEIVVRSPASVVLGNRKVIGATMATLAEFPDRELLGEDVIWSGTPEEGMLSSHRIISTATHLGDGVYGPASGTKLRYRILADCHAIDNQINDEWLIRDQGAIVRQMGWDPKNYAADLIIREGGPDTCVKPLTPGTDRPGPYTGRGNDNPWGQRHADILTRIMGADMAVIEQEYDRAVQTEYPGGVTGHSFGAVDRFWMGLRASFPNAAFTIHHQIGRDDPAMPPRSALRWSLHGTHDGWGVFGAPTGAEVYVLGISHVEFGALVADEPKIRREYTLFDETSVWKQILLHTGQK, encoded by the coding sequence ATGAAGGGCTTTGATACCAAGTTTCGTGATTTTCCCGATTACATCATCGGGATCACCAAGGAGATATGGGAAGATCGCGGCATTGACACGCTGCATCGTTACTACAGCAACGAGATCGTCGTCCGCTCGCCCGCTTCGGTCGTGCTGGGCAACCGGAAAGTCATTGGCGCGACCATGGCGACGCTGGCCGAGTTTCCCGACCGGGAGTTGCTGGGGGAGGATGTGATCTGGTCCGGCACCCCGGAAGAGGGGATGCTCAGCTCGCATCGCATCATCTCGACCGCGACGCATCTGGGCGACGGGGTCTATGGTCCGGCCAGCGGCACCAAGCTGCGCTATCGGATCCTGGCTGACTGCCATGCGATCGACAATCAGATCAACGATGAATGGCTGATCCGCGATCAGGGCGCGATCGTGCGCCAGATGGGCTGGGACCCCAAGAACTATGCTGCCGACCTGATCATTCGCGAAGGCGGACCCGACACCTGCGTCAAGCCGTTGACCCCGGGGACCGACCGGCCAGGGCCGTATACCGGGCGCGGCAATGACAATCCCTGGGGCCAGCGCCACGCTGACATCCTGACCCGGATCATGGGCGCCGACATGGCGGTGATCGAACAGGAATATGACCGCGCCGTGCAAACCGAATATCCCGGCGGCGTGACGGGCCACTCCTTCGGTGCGGTGGACCGGTTCTGGATGGGGCTGCGCGCCTCGTTCCCGAACGCCGCCTTTACCATCCACCATCAGATCGGCCGCGACGATCCGGCGATGCCGCCGCGGTCCGCCCTGCGGTGGAGTCTGCACGGCACCCATGACGGTTGGGGTGTATTCGGCGCCCCGACCGGGGCCGAAGTTTATGTGCTTGGTATCAGCCATGTCGAATTTGGCGCGTTGGTGGCAGATGAGCCTAAAATCCGCCGCGAGTATACTCTGTTTGATGAAACCTCGGTCTGGAAACAGATCTTGCTGCATACCGGCCAGAAGTGA